Genomic DNA from Epinephelus fuscoguttatus linkage group LG14, E.fuscoguttatus.final_Chr_v1:
cttttggttccagtGGTACCATACTGGAAGTGTCTGCTGGAAACAGCTTTATGGACTGCTACTtaacagaaacagcaaactagctAGACAACATGgccaagtatgatgctgaatgtattaaactgtgtggcccttgaaataatgactaagCAGAAAGCTGGACCCTGGAGCTgaaccagctgggaaccactgcagagATGATCACAACCTTAAAGCTGGAGTGTGGAGCTTTTGTCTCCCCCCTCTGGTAGTAAGAGTAACTACACAAAAACACTCTGGGCctaattcacaaagaatgaactgtggCCGCTGacagcaccttgaattgcacttcccTTGCACctgcagtttgctccgtcttaacgtcctattcacagtgcagtttgcccctgatttgcccctgattgcaattagccacatggTATGGCATGGTAcgtgtttggcaaagtactgaatagtgtataccctcatgtagtgatgtctgctggtgagtcagtctaacagtgtcggatgggttgaggctgtggatttgaccaagtctgaccactttatcactattccctctcacttgtagctgttttttcgttatcttttgaatttaatatgaattatggaaccgtttttgttcacatttgtttcccccgtttcgtaaaatcaattattgaaagttgcttttgaagtgcgtgacagaagtgcgttttgagaacgaccacagactgtcacctgttcaacatatcaatatcttcggatgccatcaaagtaataatgattataataataatgtcaaaatattatttacagactgatttaacagacgagctgccacgatcactggaaagtctgggcgagaggcttccacagaggagcgcccagtttgcaccagctttctaaagatgttatttacttcactcaaactgcgtgtggccaTTAGCGCTGgcgttagtgaattagacgttgtttatcaatgaggctcatttgcatagaaaggggcaatttttgcGCCAAATATATGCACTGAGACGCAATCTGTTTGGCAgtgcagttagtggagcatttcaccctctgcgcttgctttgtgaattagacggtatctgtttgctccatttttaccggtttagcggccgcaaaagccacgcaatccttttgtgaattcggccctttGTGTGCTTTTGAAGTATGCCCACAAAAGAGTTTGCTGCATTTCACTAGTGCTGTCTTTAAGCCTTCCCATGCAAATAGTTTGACTTGAATTCggagtttcttttttattgtgtgcTCACTCCGAAAAGTTTCTCTTAACACTTCTTAGGAACTTCCACCAAAGCTTCTTCCCTACTCCTAGCTGCCGCGTCACCATGGTCTCTATTAATTTCCTGCCTCCTTTAATGTGGCTGTtcgacataaaatgcatcacttcCGGTGTACCAGCACATGAAGGTCGCCACAGACACCAGACACAACCATATCAGTAATTTGCGAAATACAGAGCTTTCCCTGGCAGCAACAGGCTTAGTCATCATTGTGTGAAATTGTTTGGCAAGAGCTTGGCTGTAACGGATGTTCATTTAATCACAGACAATGATTGCTAATGACTTTGGTGGCTGTCTTGTCAGGAATTGGCCTGAGGACAAAgatgacaaagacagaaaggaTGAGAATGATGGCACTAGTAAAGACGTCAGCAGTGCCAGATGGTACCACTTGGTCCCTGCTGGGTGTGGACACACACCAGTATGATTACTGGTAGCAAGCAGAGTGTAAAAGGGATCCAATTGTAACTGCTTCAAGGTAGAAGTAATAGCAGAGACCCAGGCAACGCTGTTGTTATGACGAGAGCAAACACAAGCAGAGATATCACCACAAGCCGGACGGAGAGGGCGATAAAAGGTGCTAAGAGGTAGAGTAACTCATCAGCTGGTACCAGAGTGGGTCCACTCGGAAAGTTGcacaatttaaatgtaccaGATGATATAGACATGATATCTAAGAGTAAAGGTCCAATGACTGAATGGTTCTCAGTCAGCTTGCCTGAGAATCTCCTGACTGTGTTCTGCCATGAGAACAATCAACAATGTGCCACACTCACcagacacttcctgtttgagtCCATGTTTGTCATGACAACAGTGACGCCAGCTGCAGTGATTCAGTGCAGAGCTGCTGACGTCATGTATGCAAGTCACAGTCCAAGCCATGTGGCTCTGAGAACCCTCAATGAGCTGAGCTGGCATCCAATCAATCCCTGCACTTGAGGAGAAAACAAACTCCTCAAAGACCTCAGttacctctctgtgtctcagcgTCAATATCAGAGTTTGAGGTTTCACTTAATGCTGATTAAAAATTAACATATTTTCAACAGATGTACACAAATAGtagaaatgccaaaaaaatgatCCATTGTGTGAAACGGTGAGAACCCCAGACAGGACACTCAGCAGTTCAAAAGGCTGTAAAGTACACTCTAATGAGCACCAGTGCTGACAAACACATGCGCTGACCACAGTGAGTGTACAAACGGAGGGAGTGATGacgaatgtgagtgtgtgagagagatgtttgtgtgtctgagggGATAGGAGGAAGGTGTGTGTGGGTAATTGTAAAGAATCAAAGAGAATGAGAATTCTTGAAACATctttatttaaacttttaaacttcagacaaaagcaacaaataacagaggacagggcaaagaaaagaaagaaaagagaagaaaagtaAAGGAGAAAAGTTAAGTAAAGAAAAgccaagaaaagaaagaaaggaaagtgactgacagaaagaaaaccATGCCAATACAATCGCCATCAGGATCTGAACACATAGTAAAAGTCTTCTCTCTACCTCTCAAagtagaggtgtaatttcaaagtaaaagtcttgCATGGCTTCTCTCCTCGCCTGATGCTGCACGTGTGAGTACCAGGACACAAGCGGAGACGCCCATTGCCCTCAACAGTTCTTCTTAAATACTGTCTGGATGAGCGGGTCTCCTtgggagtgtgtgagtgtgtgtgtgaccacagcGGTGAAGCATCAGAAGTCTCCACACCAAGATGCATCTCATACTTTTGTGATTGTCAGACCAGTCCTCCGGAGGATTCCTCCTCTTCTGCTGATCCACCGTGCATCAAACACACAAGCATACACACGTCTAACATAATTTACCCCCCTATCCCGAGCCACACAGTGGCACAGCAATACAAACCatcaaaatacatcaaaaatCTGAGCCGTTATATCTATAATGGCTTATCAttagttattattataataatagaGTTTAATACACAGTCAGGCACATTTACAATGGCTATAGAGCAGAAAGGGGAAACTCAAGGTCCTTAAGGCCTTCCAGCATCCACtagctcttttttttccctttcaatAGCAACTatagtgtgcatgtgtgtatctgtgtgtgtctgtgtacagtTAAGTGTCAGTAAAGGAGGTATACGCCAGTGAATTTGAAGCCATTGAGGACAAAAGCTGTCCCGTTCCTAATTAAAGAGTTATacaagcgcgcacacacacactgaccccaGGAACACCGTCGCCATGGCAACAGCTACGACGTATACACATCACACGCTCCTAAAACACACCCCTCTATTAGTGATTTCTAAGCAAACACACGCTCCTAGCTACAACAGTAAGGGCAgtgtacacacatgcacctgTCCCTGTGAGTGCAGCACAGTAAGTCATGGAGTTAAAGGGTCAGCTTGTTTTAATTAAAAGGCAAACTCCTATTTAGTGTATCTATCTGTGCAAATAGTTTGGATTGTATTTGCCAAGGTCCTAATATATCCGTCTCTGggatttcaattcaattcaataaaaGGTAAAAGAAAGTATGTTGGAGcttcaaggtccagtgtgtaggattaaagGGAGAAATAGGACTCCTCATGTTGTCATCACTttggaatgagccatttatatctaaatagggagcaggtccttgtccagGGAGCCCGCCATGTTGCAACACTCGAACTctagcccagagcagacaagtcaagcactggctctagatagggccctTCATGATTTTGCATTGggcactgtagttagcagcccctctgcaacgagccaaacagcattggaaaaacactgatttttaacatgacactgctttattctgtgtttttactgatttaaatcaccGCGTCTGTTTGTTctgaggaggaagagacctctgcggataattcggcccAAGGtagaaacctcctgaacgtctggatcttgagttatcagagaaaaaaggtgcaGGAGGTGGGCTAGCAGCTGTGCTCAACAAGCTGAATGCTGACgcagaaacactaatttgtgtGTTCAAACTGCtttatacagtgtttttactggtttaaatcatcaagtctgtttgttctggagaggaagagacctttgtggataattcggctcccgatAAAACCCCCTGAAGAaggaacactgaaggaatcctcaCCTCGAATTAACGCAAGGCACATGGGGcaagtttcagctgattgcaatgCTCAATCCTCTAGATCCTCctcactagatgtcactaaatcatACATATAGTTCCTGTAAGCTTGGAAAAATTACGACACATGTGCCCGTTACTGTAGTTAATGTCAGTGTTGTAAGAGCAAGAAATAAAATTCCAGAGACAGATTTCATAAAATGTCTGTAAACAgaaccaaaactatctgcagGATAGATACTATTAGAAGTGAGTTTATATATGTTTTTAGCAAATTTTGGGTGGACTGACCCTTTAAGAGGCATTGTAAGTGATTTGTTAGgtgctgtatgtgtgttacAGGGAAAATGGATAAAGATTTATAAACAAAATGGTGCATGACGATGAGATGTCTAAGCAGAAGAATGACAATTTTTGGCATAAATTTCAAAAacaggtcaaagttttcaccAGGTAGTACTGTACACAATCAACAAGGACGTGAGAAAACATACAGTAGGATGTGCTGGGTAACTGCATTAGACTGACAGGAACAACTCACAGTTCTTATGCGTTATCTATTGCGTTATTACAAATGTTACAGGTGGAAATGTGCGGCAACTCTACCAGAGAGTTTGATATGTTCGTCTAAATGCATCATTTAATGTGCATATGTCTCGCTGTGACCTCACTGAGAATTAACACAACGAAGTGGTAACTTTCAGTCTGTGTAGTCAGAGACTTTATTCCAAGGTTTAAAACTGACTGCAAAGGGAGTCCAGAGGTGGAGCGCTGCTGATAATGCTGCACTAATAATAGAGCAGCTCAGGCTGTGCAGTGAACTGAACTCCCTCTTGGAAAGGTTTTGCCAGCCTTTATGCATCATGCATGACAGTAATGACATGCAGTAGCACAGACTGGCCACAGAGGGGTGCTGTTACAATCACCCAAACTGTTACACGATTCCTCCCTGAAGGGATTGGAGGTTTAAAGACTTCCTTTACAAGGAACACAGTGACAAGCTGCACAGGCAGCAGGTTTGTGACGGcagtgtctgtctgtatgtatcATTATTGAGCAGATGACTGTGGGTTTTCAGCGGCAGTGCCTATCACTATAATTATCCGtttctgtctccctgtctctccaACTACGAGTCTATTTGTGTAACTGACagtctacctgtctgtctacCTTCACATGATTGTCTTCTGGCAGGATTGTCTGTAGAGAATTCACAATTACATTATTTTACAGcgacatttttttgtcttgattCCTTTTAGAGTTTATCTTACACTTCTCCCCCCCCCAACGTCGGCTTTGTTCTCCAGGATGGAGCGAAGAGCTGGAGGCAGTGAAATTGTTTTCTGTATGAATACAGATGCATTATTGCACCAGACACAGAACAGTACTGGTTtacggtcacacacacacaaaaaaaaacatagatcAGTCCATTCTGAGGAGACCGCAGAGTCATCGAGAAACAGATGGCAAAACcgtttttctctgtcttcacgtccatgtgtttgttttgatccAAAAGGACTTTCTATCACTTTGttcctgtttgttttccagagaGAAAGACCCAGGAATTCCAGGGAAGGAGTTTATGCCGTCAGGTCTGATATGAccagtttttccattttattcccAATCTCTCCAGGGACTTGAAGCTCCTCTGATTCATAGTCATCATCAAAGGACCTGAGAACACAACACGCATAGTAGAAGGTTAAAAGGTatctttttctttacaaatgCCTGTGCAAATTCTTGTGAAATGGTCCAACAAAAACACGATATTTTCATTAATGATTAGACATTGTGTGCAAACGCTTCCCAAGAAGTATGACTCCCATCTGTTGGATGGGGTGCTACATTTACAAGTCAACTTTGGAAAGTCAAAACTCCTATGCTGTCAAGCTGATTTACTCAAAACTTGAAACAGTTTGCCTCAAGAACATGGAAATGCCACCCAACCAGATTTTCttgccattttgaatttgatgaaaaacacatttttgacatcttCTCCTAAAATGTGGATTTGACTTGTTCCAAAGTTTTTGTTGATCATTACTGGTCCAAGCCTATCAAAAGCTGTATAAATCTTACTAGACCTTTTTACATAGAGATTGTGTTATGGGGCTGCTATGAAGTCCCTTCTTCATGCTgcctttatatttttacagcaCCAAACAATGGTGGCATCATTCTGCTACAGTGTGTGAGTACAGACTTCACACTGGCATCGCAGAATCAAAGggggcatgacatgtaacacaacagtgttggcctctagtgtgacataaaacatacacaTCGCTTTATGAACAATAATAATGGCATTAACGTGGCAAtgacaatcatttactgtccctgttaaatgacagctgctctcatcctctgctcagagggtaaggagctcccaaatCTCACTGTTCTCCCAATGTGTAGATATTTACagccgctgttcttcttctttgagttagccgctaactgcaaACAGCTTCTTTTCAAATCTCCTCTGGTGGATCGCATGCACAACAGGTCATTAAAATTTCACAACCCTCCTGCTAGCTGtgctgtttatacagacaccaTTGTGGCACTGTCACTACCTCTTGTGGcagcttaaaggcgagaccGCTCTGCTCCCCCGTTCCACGATCATACCTAATATACAGCACGGCGAGATGCCGTAACAGTGTGATATTCCTACTTTAAACAGGCAGTGTTTAAGGAGCTGTTGAAACctaattgcatttttaaaatactgGCCAATAAACTTAGTGTAGCTGAGCACATAAATATCTAACTCCAAAACCTTTGGGCCAATAATCAGGGAACTTTCAGGATATGTCCGTGTAAGTACCTGAATAATTCAAATTGAACTACAAGGGGGTTGCTACAAATGCAAAAAACTAGTGTGGCATTTGTCTCATCATTACAAAACTCACAAGATATATTTCATAAGCAGGTTCAACCACatgtgtaaaattatttttaaattgctcAATAGGGGGCGCCACCAATTCCAAATAAGTGCACAGACCAAGTGCAAAATCTGGCCCTTACTCAATGAATGTTTATCCAAACATCACCAAACTCAGAATATTTTTAATTAAGCTGTAAAAGCATGTTCCCAGAATGTTTATATGTCTGAACCTATTGTTCAGGGTGACAGCATTGCCGAAGAAGGGTCTTGCACAGATTTGGTCATAAATGAATGAGCGTATGTCCGATCTTAATAAAAACTATTCGTTATCTTTATTGCAGGTGTTGAAAACTGTCAAAGGTCTTGGTCCTTAACCGCTTCCAACTTTTAATGGTCCATGTTGGCCTGAACCCCAGAACTGAAGCCTGTAGCTATATAACTTTATTGTCTGGACAATCAAGCTAATCCTCAGTTACTTCAAGGGTTTCTTCTTGAAAATTTGCCAACAACTCAGCCTATGAAAAAGATGAACACAGGCATATGCTGTATGtaagcatgagtgtgtgtgtgtgtgtgtgtcgtaccCCTCGTGTAGCTGTTCATTTGCAGTCTCCTCCGCCACCAGTATCTCATACTCCTCAGAGGCGTATTTATCCCAATCAGATGGCTCTGGACCGTCACTATCGATGTCCTAGACAACAGAAGTACAACAAATATCAGTATTGCATAGAAGAGAAAgaatttcttacatttttacaaaataaaatgaggcaCAAAAAGAGTAGCAGTTTAAAAACTATACAAATACATGGCACCTGGAAGTGTGgaggaaaaacaagatggcaatggccaaaatgccaaactttaaaaCAGGCGTCCTAAAACCAATAAATGATGTTGCAGTGGCTAAGTCCATTATTTCTCTACTGTCTATGATCAAAACCTAGTAGCTCATTTTTTCTAGTAATAATAAAggactttttaaagtttttcttccattaaaaaaaggaTATTTGAAGCCCAGACACTGCACTAATATGGCAAAAGTcaacaagaaaaatatattGCATCCATAGTGAGGCACATTTTCAATCATCCTCTCTATAACTGTGTGCTGCTTCACACTAGCACGTcgtcttttcttattttcatagatttgtttttccttttctctgttGCAACAAAGATTCAACACCCATTACTCCCCCATCAAACTGACAGCTCCTGCCATATGGCTCATTGTTACACAAGAGATGCAAATTCACACCTTTTGCACAGCAAATGGGTCTCTCTGTTCGTGGTCCAGGTATTTCTCCAGGTTGAAGAAGGTGTCGAAGAATATGTGGGCCATCCGGCAGCGCTTCAAATCACCAAGTGTTATCTtacctggggaaaaaaacaggcaCAAACAATGGCATGTGTGTAGTTGAGATAGCAAAGAAACAAATGACTGTGGCAGGGTTCACTTTGcaataaagagaaataaaagatGACATGAGCTTCTGCTGGCACTCACCTGCACTCTCAGGTTTGACCAGATCGAGCATCTGGCAGAGCAAATCCTGGAAGGGCAGAGGTTCGATGCCCATCCTTTCCATCCTCTCACACTGTTCTTCATAGAAGTACTCCAACTCGAACATGGACAGGACGCCATCGCCATCCAAATCCATGCAGCGGAACCAGTACTCTATACTGCAGAGAGAACCAACACACCACAAACACTTATAAATGGTGGAAGATAAAGTGACATTTGCACATATTTTGCCATTTTTATTAGACACatgcaaagagagaaaaatgcaaaaaacagCTTCTCAGTCACACAGGACCAAGTGATTATATTACCTGGTGGgatttttcttgtcttcttccGATATGAGGAACCAGACAAACTCAGCGTAGCTCATCCTGCCTTCCCTCTGCACAGCATTACCCCTGGACACCAGAGAGACAGAGCTGTTCACATTTAATACCGCCATTATGGTAAACTAATCAgctcctctgtgtttgtttacgcGTGTGTCTCCACTTACCGAGTTACGGCCCCCGAAAACAGCCTTTCAATGATTCTGTTTGAGGACGCTGTCAGAGGAGAGAATGAGAAAAGTAAGCAAATGTGATTTTGTtcaaagacacagaaacaaatgGTCACTGTTGTAAACGATTGCGCATACAGTGCAGTCACTTGCGTAAGTACTGAGTAAGTGAATTAAAATCCGGCCAAGTGGTCGTATAATGCAGTTTACAGTGTAATGCTTTTCACATCAGACAGCATGGAAGTGTTGAGCCTTGGACAAACAGCTGTTGTTTGCAGAACTAGCTAGTGGGGGCCCAACAAATGGAAAATAAGCCAATGAATGTGCCAAATCCAAAGACAGTCTGTTTCTGATTCTTTACTGGCACTCAACCTATATTATTAAATCAATGTGAACTAAAAAAACAAGTGCAacctctatttatttatattataaatcacaatatgcctcacagggctttgaAATCTGTACAGCATACAGCTATCTAAGGataaacactgatgtttttgattttaaaataatatttattttcccTTAAGGCCTGAATTCCATCTTGATATACTTCTAATTACTGTAATGAGATGCATGTCACTCTTAGCTCTGTGAGTTGTTCCTACCATGGTCGTTGTATCTGGCCAGGTCTTTGGGGTCAATGTAGAGGTCGTGGTCGGTGTCCAGTTCCCAGAACTTGCAGTAGATGACATAGAAGTGCTCATAGGAGAAGTAGTCAGTGATCTGGTTGATGTCGTCCTCCTCCTCGAGCAGGGCCAGGGTCTGTAGGAAGTTGCTCCTGCGCAGCTCCATCATGGTCATACGACCCGTCCACGAACGGTTCACCACGTAGAATATCCGCTGGATCACCTGAGATAACAAAGCGTCAAAATAGTGCTGATTAATAGAGTGAATCAAGAATCAAACGTCAGACTCAGCACAATTACAGTGAGAGCAAGAAAATGATTATTATAGACACTGTTGGGCCTCAGAGCACCATCTAGTgcggtggttcccaactggtccagccacagggtccagatttcttcttagtcattagttcaaggtccacacagtttaatatattcagcgtcatacttgtgtttggccatgttgtcgggctggtttgctgtctctgtcaagtagctgtctgttagtcactcactctactgcaggaaacagcacttcaaaataaaagctctatgccagaaattcactggacttaaaaataaagtgtgttttttacaaacttgacacatttgtgagtcgTTTGCAGTCCATTTGGATTGTAtttgcgacccacttttggaccgtgaaCCAACAGTTGGGAATCTCTGATCTCGTGGGCCACAGAGGcattaataatttataaatTAACAAAGTAAATTTACACTGCTAGTTATTTTTATATCCACATGTACTAGAAAAattcacagaaataaaaaacggcaaattaaaattcatatcaATGACCAGTATTGTTTGAATGTCACCAAGCCAATCACGCCACCATCAGGTAGAGACAAAGATTTTTTGCCACTGTTAGCTTGCTGACGTTCGGTGCAACCTGTAGTTCACTTCGTAGAGTGTGCGCCCCCTGTAGGCTGAGTCCTTGGAAGCAGCCTGAGTTTGATTCCAACCCCTGACCTTTTGTGTCTCATCCCcctttcctgtcactctctACCTGCTCTATGATAAAGGCACTAAAAAGCCCTAATCTTATAagaaaaaactataaaaaccTAGCTAACGTGCGCTTTACCTCAGTGATACAAAATAGTTCGGTTTTTGAAACGAAACAGAAATGTGGGAAACAACCCTGCACCAGTAAAGCCTCCAAAGGTTGTGGTGAGGAAATATGACCCTgaatacattattattattataatgcattttatttataggtgcctttcaaagcactcaTGACACCTTATGAGacaaagttttttaaaaaagaaagaaagcaatgTACCCATAGATCCTTAAATCgacaaaaatcataattataaatatcGGGTTTAAAATAATCATAAGTGCAAGTCTTAATATGGGTGTCACCATTAAATCAGACTggcttgaaaaggtgtgttttcagacgggATCTGAAACAGGAAAGGGAGTCAATATGTCGACTGTCGTGGGGTAGAGAGTTCCAGAGGCCGGGGGCAGACACCTGAAGGCTCTAGAACCCATGGTAGTCAAGcgggcagatggtgatgtgagctggcttgcagaagaggatctaagagtacaagggtgtgtgtgtagatatgaaAGAGTTCAGACAGGTGGGAAGGGGCCTGATTATGAAGggccttaaaggtgagaagCAGAATCTGGAGATCGATGTCATAtctaacaggaagccagtgaagctgctggagaacAGGAGTGATATGATCTTTGGAAGGGGTTCTAGTAATGATATGGGTGGTTGAATTCTGGAGCAACTGGAGTTTATGAGGACACTTGAGAGGAAGACCAAAGAGGACAGAAATGCATTAATCAATACGAGACACAACCAAAGAATGAACGAGGATAGCAGTGCTCTGAGGTGTCAGTGACGGTTGAAGACGACTGATAGTTCATAGTGAAAGTATGCAAACCTAAAAGGATGACACTCTGAGGTGATGGACGGACTTTGGAGTTGTTAATGTTTGAGAGAAACTGTGCGGATTAGCCAAAGTAGATTATTGGCAGGCAGTGATGTTGAGCTGAGAGCACAGTGTGTTGAATGTGGTAAAATCCTGTCAAATGAGGTGCTATAACCATCAGTGCTCCagaaacacattaacacaaagaAAAGTTGGGAAGCCAAAAGAATATTTCCCAAGTAAAAGGGACGGGCTTCAGGCACAATAGAAAGTCATCACATCATTAAAAGCTAACAgtgcaaaacatatttaacgccaagtttattttttctccttttt
This window encodes:
- the ppp2r3a gene encoding serine/threonine-protein phosphatase 2A regulatory subunit B'' subunit alpha isoform X3, with the protein product MMIKETSLRRDPDLRGELAFLARGCDFVLPSRFKKRLKSFQQQQVQSKPEKKPGTPPPAPALATATPTPAPRSPSPPPAPVIVTPPPPAINIPRFYYPRGLPAMGPATNHDAAIAAIEAAFAEFEEEKADIYEMGKIAKACGCPLYWKAPMFYSAGGERTGFVSVHSFVATWRKLLHSCHDDASRFISLLAKPSCNYLEQEDFIPLLQDIVDTHPGLTFLKDAPEFHSRYITTVIQRIFYVVNRSWTGRMTMMELRRSNFLQTLALLEEEDDINQITDYFSYEHFYVIYCKFWELDTDHDLYIDPKDLARYNDHASSNRIIERLFSGAVTRGNAVQREGRMSYAEFVWFLISEEDKKNPTSIEYWFRCMDLDGDGVLSMFELEYFYEEQCERMERMGIEPLPFQDLLCQMLDLVKPESAGKITLGDLKRCRMAHIFFDTFFNLEKYLDHEQRDPFAVQKDIDSDGPEPSDWDKYASEEYEILVAEETANEQLHEGSFDDDYESEELQVPGEIGNKMEKLVISDLTA